In Amyelois transitella isolate CPQ chromosome 5, ilAmyTran1.1, whole genome shotgun sequence, one DNA window encodes the following:
- the LOC106131873 gene encoding nipped-B-like protein, whose product MNERDIPSVPVTTLAGVASLTDLLPVLPLPTPLPSTLNNKSQLFHPRVAEEAAILLATQDENLVTLLLQSLMQTSVQHIDLKDESIPNAVSPGPQQATPELLKAILHVNPNVFDQQQRNHWGNNHLHSSKYNGMSPSGSYNYSPHSTVNSSPSSHGTAIHSAPIPNQQLLAPPCQSSPHVNIGSPPSQSRPGMQVNITAQNNVSPLWNNANASNVYTSPLSNTSGSNSQNGGFFNSLGQDSRNFGTNINEEKDPLSMSPRNQTDQQRLLMQSQDKAFEQGQSPAQASVAPSPLRLEPHVPQPSMGAPYATPSDKQEPNRSANVTNNRYPVVKIGRLSEGILKKHEPSSEGRSRKNSTLESDSDDNIPLKAKNYNTTTNEDKEREAIDIAREKNWEAVKRKHEEASKREEAEAAIVRPKLRKIERRLVPVIEMLSIDELMESNTYQRFNKLIETVFETIDDDILITDEMEGTDIPEELLLPRYQLQELCSEAAKLKNLSAMEAIPSDRLVRLLSILEKNIRAAEKMSLVGDPDDSEEMRQIWMESALERVMCASDACLTALYIMTSANMPKRVFLEDVIDRIIMFIKFQLNNTIYCVYDPVYSIQTTSKKKVDGRKRRGGGAGNVSRRSGTGSTRGVRELYTHAHESVTLLAELLHAHHLTDTTVLHASTVGVSPFFVENVSELQLAALKLVTTIFTKYEQHRRLLLEDILASIARIPSSKHNLRSFQLSSDQHIQMLTALVLQLVQCVVTLPETICKTQDKEKDKDKEQAEVDSKKHIDKDLLIISKYEAAISVGGTFLTSFLNKCRSRSEEVDFRPLFENFVHDLLTTVNKPEWPATELLLSLLGTMLVKYMSDKTMEMPVRVASLEYLGLVAARLRRDSVHSRAKLSTMDAVVRDIRAEEEKDGNQTQNLTSGLDEDEERTEFLQRVLLDYLAINGQKDQAWNCARHFYITQWYRDMVVQPKASPTKSKSKHKSKKKYSKDETSDEESDADEDSDGGVKESKDKKHLTSSIMSAEKYKTIERRKTFFLEKIRPFRYQGGSQVQVMQSYIDYSGAELISQYLASKRSFSQSFDRYLRKILVILCENTIAIRTKAMKCLAMIVEADPAVLARPDMQIGVNRSFLDQSTAVREAAVDLVGKFVLSRPDLIDKYYGMLSSRILDTGVSVRKRVIKILKDICIECPEFPKIPEICVKMIRRVNDEEGIRKLVMEVFQNMWFSPCANSSRPGNLDMTAATADPLTRKVLNITDVVISSRDMGLEWFQQLLMSLFKPKEDKDDSTKIIYQPPKSLLVACQQIVDCLIENLLQLEESSAEGSSSSQRILACLSTLHLFAKIRPQLLVNHALTLQPYLSLKCQNQYEQQIMSTVASTLELVVPLMEHPSEVFLAQLEEDAVKLILQRGQLVIASCIALLAAIVNNLTHNYKLIRDVFNKYHGVLLQWKQSWQRNPDLTRSLPRPHFRRALFIVGLLLRYFDFTETKVIDGLPSDIKEQVYSNLMFFVGLEDEDFVTHTLKALGSVCVRHYEFMLQPELKEFYHQLLTSDLAPIEMKADVLRNIEMYLQEEEQRMIRQDKEWSKRSKLENLKEMGDVSSGMASTVIQLYLKQILGSFLHQSTVVRSSAMKVVQLVLAQGLVHPVQIVPYLICMSTDTEVTVSHTADKNLQDIDKKYPGFIHMKAQLGIKLSYQLQKILQSNSNDGVIRGFRKKDQDDLPTALNGFLYSLLRNTRPQRRALVLSLLKQFDDVSTAPLDQMLYLADNLSYFPYQVQDEPLFIIHHIDIIISTSGSNLLQLFREGLLKTSTEEKEQMDEEEDDEEAETLLSRLPPTTRPLQDAMRQARGCLLLLVLKQHLKQLYGFTDAKINQYSPSESVKVYEKAVSRRHAPIFSPKATITQLGEAEHERELDDRGCRRLVDDYLEFKQLMLKFDPEEEEDEEGAGEAEKPTSGAPPAPAPPAAT is encoded by the exons ATGAATGAGAGGGATATTCCGAGTGTCCCTGTAACTACATTAGCAGGTGTCGCCAGTTTGACAGACC TGTTACCAGTGTTACCCCTCCCTACACCTTTACCATCAACATTGAACAATAAGTCGCAGCTTTTCCATCCTCGAGTTGCTGAAGAAGCAGCTATATTGCTGGCAACACAAGATGAAAACTTAGTCACCTTATTATTACAATCGCTTATGCAAACTTCAGTCCAGcatat agACCTAAAAGATGAAAGCATACCAAATGCAGTGAGCCCTGGGCCTCAACAAGCAACTCCTGAATTATTAAAAGCAATCTTACATGTGAATCCAAATGTGTTTGACCAGCAGCAAAGGAACCACTGGGGCAACAATCACTTGCATTCTTCTAAATATAATGGAATGTCCCCTTCTGGTTCATATAATTACTCGCCACACAGTACTGTTAATTCCAGTCCATCTTCCCATGGAACTGCCATTCATTCTGCACCCATTCCAAACCAACAATTGTTGGCACCTCCATGCCAGTCCTCACCACATGTCAATATTGGTTCTCCACCATCACAATCTAGACCAGGAATGCAAGTAAACATCACCGCCCAGAATAATGTGTCTCCATTGTGGAATAATGCCAATGCCTCTAATGTATACACAAGCCCTTTATCAAACACTTCAGGTTCTAACTCTCAAAATGGTGGTTTTTTCAATAGTTTGGGACAAGACAGCAGGAACTTTGGTACtaatataaatgaagaaaaGGATCCCCTCTCTATGTCACCAAGAAATCAAACTGATCAACAAAGACTTTTAATGCAATCTCAAGATAAAGCTTTTGAACAAG GCCAATCCCCCGCACAAGCGAGCGTGGCGCCGTCGCCTCTGAGGCTGGAGCCGCACGTGCCGCAGCCGTCGATGGGCGCGCCCTACGCCACGCCCTCCGACAAACAGGAACCCAACAGAAGCGCCAATGTCACTAACAACAGATACCCCGTCGTTAAAATTGGTCGGTTATCT GAGGGAATATTAAAGAAACACGAACCATCAAGTGAAGGACGATCAAGGAAAAATAGTACACTTGAATCGGATTCTGATGATAATATTCCATTAAAagcgaaaaattataatactacAACAAATGAAGACAAAGAGAGGGAAGCAATTGACATAGCTAGAGAGAAAAATTGGGAGGCAGTGAAGCGGAAACATGAAGAAGCTAGCAAAAGGGAGGAAGCTGAAGCCGCTATTG ttcggcCCAAGTTACGGAAGATTGAAAGAAGATTGGTACCTGTTATAGAAATGTTATCAATAGATGAACTGATGGAATCAAATACATACCAACggttcaataaattaattgaaacagTATTTGAAACGATTGACGACGATATTTTGATAACGGATGAAATGG aAGGAACAGATATTCCTGAAGAACTTTTATTACCACGTTATCAACTCCAAGAGTTATGTTCAGAAGCAGCTAAATTAAAGAATCTTAGTGCGATGGAAGCAATTCCTTCAGACAGATTAGTTcgattattaagtattttggaaaaaaatatcaggGCTGCCGAGAAGATGTCACTTGTTGGAGACCCT gaCGATAGTGAAGAGATGCGACAGATATGGATGGAGTCCGCCTTAGAAAGAGTGATGTGCGCTTCGGACGCGTGTCTGACCGCCTTGTACATAATGACCTCTGCTAATATGCCCAAGCGCGTCTTTCTAGAGGATGTCATAGATAGAATCATTATGTTCATTAAATTTCAACTGAATAACACGATTTATTGCGTTTATGATCCTGTGTACAGTATACAAACTACGTCTAAAAAGAAAG TGGACGGGCGGAAGCGTCGCGGCGGTGGCGCGGGCAACGTGTCGCGTCGCAGCGGCACTGGCTCCACCCGCGGCGTGCGCGAGCTGTACACGCACGCGCACGAGAGTGTGACCTTACTGGCCGAGTTACTTCACGCCCACCATCTCACGGACACCACTGTACTGCACGCGTCCACGGTCGGCGTGTCGCCCTTCTTCGTGGAAAACGTCAGCGAGCTGCAGTTGGCGGCGCTGAAGCTTGTGACCACG ATATTCACAAAATACGAGCAACACCGGCGGTTATTGTTAGAAGATATTCTGGCTTCAATAGCGCGTATCCCGAGCTCAAAACATAACTTAAGATCGTTTCAACTTAGTTCAGATCAGCACATTCAGATGTTGACGGCGCTTGTTCTACAACTGGTCCAATGTGTCGTCACATTACCGGAAACGATATGCAAGACCCAAGATAAAGAAAAAGACAAAGATAAAGAACAAGCAGAGGTTGACAGCAAAAAA catATAGACAAAGACCTTTTAATAATATCGAAATACGAAGCTGCAATCAGTGTCGGCGGTACATTCCTCACGTCATTCTTAAACAAGTGCCGGAGTCGATCAGAAGAGGTGGATTTTCGGCCCCTGTTTGAGAACTTTGTACACGATTTGCTGACAACAGTGAACAAACCAGAGTGGCCTGCCACTGAACTGCTGCTTAGTCTACTGGGAACGATGCtg GTAAAATACATGTCGGACAAAACTATGGAAATGCCCGTGAGAGTGGCGTCGCTAGAGTACCTGGGACTGGTGGCGGCGCGACTGAGGCGGGACAGCGTACACTCGCGCGCGAAACTTTCTACCATGGACGCCGTCGTCAGAGATATACGCGCCGAGGAAGAGAAGGACGGCAATCAAACACAG aatttaaCATCAGGCCTTGATGAGGACGAAGAGAGAACGGAATTTCTACAGCGCGTACTCCTCGACTATTTGGCGATCAATGGTCAGAAAGATCAGGCTTGGAACTGCGCGCGACATTTCTACATTACACAGTGGTACCGGGATATGGTAGTGCAACCGAAAGCGTCCCCCAccaaaagtaaaagtaaacatAAGTCGAAAAAAAAGTACAGCAAAGACGAAACCAGTGACGAAGAATCGGACGCGGACGAGGACAGTGACGGTGGCGTCAAAGaatctaaagacaaaaaacacTTAACGAGCTCAATAATGTCGGCAGAAAAGTACAAAACTATCGAAAGGCGGAAGACCTTCTTCTTAGAAAAGATTCGACCGTTCAGGTATCAGGGCGGCTCGCAGGTTCAAGTGATGCAATCGTACATCGACTATAGCGGTGCGGAGTTGATATCTCAGTACTTAGCGTCGAAGCGGTCGTTCTCGCAGAGTTTCGACCGTTACTTGCGGAAGATACTGGTGATACTGTGCGAGAACACGATAGCGATCCGGACGAAAGCCATGAAGTGCCTGGCGATGATCGTGGAGGCGGACCCGGCGGTGCTGGCGAGGCCGGACATGCAGATCGGCGTCAACCGCAGCTTCCTGGACCAGTCCACGGCCGTGCGCGAGGCCGCCGTCGACCTCGTCGGCAAGTTCGTGCTCAGCCGCCCCGACCTCATCGACAAATATTACGGCATGCTTTCCAGCAGGATACTG GATACTGGCGTATCTGTACGGAAGCGTGTGATCAAGATTCTCAAAGATATATGTATTGAATGTCCAGAGTTTCCAAAAATACCCGAGATCTGTGTTAAAATGATAAGGCGAGTGAATGACGAGGAGGGTATCCGGAAGCTAGTGATGGAGGTGTTTCAGAACATGTGGTTTAGTCCGTGTGCTAACTCATCGCGGCCCGGCAATTTAGATATGACGGCCGCTACTGCCGATCCGCTCACTAGAAAGGTCCTCAATATCACAGACGTTGTCATATCTTCCAGAGATATGGGCTTAGAATGGTTTCAACAGTTGTTAATGAGC ttattcaaGCCAAAAGAGGACAAGGATGATTCTACTAAAATAATCTACCAACCGCCTAAATCATTATTAGTAGCATGTCAACAAATTGTGGACTGCCTTATTGAAAATTTGCTTCAGCTAGAAGAGTCGAGTGCAGAag gTTCTTCCTCATCTCAACGCATTTTAGCGTGCCTTTCCACATtgcatttatttgcaaaaattaGACCTCAGTTGCTAGTTAACCATGCCTTAACATTACAACCATACTTGAGTTTAAAATGTCAG AATCAATATGAGCAACAAATAATGTCAACAGTAGCATCAACTTTAGAACTCGTAGTGCCTTTAATGGAGCACCCGAGCGAAGTGTTTCTTGCGCAGCTTGAAGAAGATGCAGTTAAGTTGATATTGCAACGCGGACAGCTGGTCATCGCCTCGTGTATAGCGTTACTAGCGGCGATAGTCAATAACCTGACGCACAACTATAAGCTAATTAGAGacgtatttaataaatatcacg gtGTGCTTCTACAATGGAAACAAAGTTGGCAGCGAAACCCAGATTTAACCCGATCACTGCCACGGCCGCATTTTAGGCGGGCGCTGTTTATAGTGGGCTTGCTGCTTCGATACTTTGACTTCACAGAGACTAAAGTTATAGACGGGCTGCCG aGTGATATAAAAGAGCAAGTATATtctaatttaatgtttttcgtGGGTCTGGAAGACGAGGACTTTGTGACGCATACGCTAAAGGCGCTCGGTTCAGTTTGCGTTCGGCATTACGAGTTCATGTTGCAACCAGAGCTGAAAGAATTTTATCACCAATTACTAACCTCAGACTTAGCGCCTATAGAAATGAAAGCCGATGTACTAAGAAACATCGAAATGTACTTACAAGAGGAGGAACAAAGGATGATCAGACAGGATAAGGAGT ggtCAAAGCGATCGAAACTCGAGAACCTCAAAGAAATGGGCGACGTATCCTCTGGTATGGCATCAACGGTCATccagttatatttaaaacagatCCTTGGGTCGTTCCTGCACCAAAGCACAGTAGTGAGGTCTAGTGCAATGAAAGTGGTGCAACTTGTGCTGGCGCAGGGCTTAGTGCATCCTGTACAG ATTGTACCTTACTTAATATGTATGAGTACAGATACAGAAGTGACGGTATCGCACACGGCTGataaaaatttgcaagatattgATAAGAAGTATCCAGGTTTCATCCACATGAAAGCGCAATTAGGTATAAAGCTCTCATATCAGTTACAGAAGATATTGCAATCAAACTCGAATGATGGTGTTATAAGAGGATTTAG GAAAAAAGACCAAGACGACCTACCAACAGCTCTCAACGGCTTCTTGTATTCCTTATTACGGAACACGCGGCCGCAAAGGAGAGCATTGGTGTTGTCGTTACTCAAACAGTTCGACGATGTTTcc ACTGCTCCTTTGGATCAAATGTTGTACCTGGCAGATAATTTAAGTTACTTCCCATATCAAGTTCAAGATGAAccactttttattatacaccacattgatattataatatctACATCTGGATCGAATTTATTGCAGCTTTTTCGTGAG GGTTTATTAAAAACCAGCACGGAAGAGAAGGAGCAAATGGACGAGGAAGAAGACGACGAGGAAGCCGAGACTCTGCTGTCACGATTGCCGCCGACAACGAGGCCGCTTCAGGACGCCATGCGACAAGCTCGCGGCTGCTTGCTGCTGCTCGTTTTGAAGCAGCATCTGAAGCAGCTCTATGGTTTCACCGACGC GAAAATTAACCAATACTCTCCGTCGGAAAGCGTGAAGGTGTACGAGAAGGCGGTGTCCCGACGGCACGCGCCCATCTTCTCCCCGAAGGCGACCATCACGCAGCTCGGGGAGGCCGAGCACGAGCGCGAGCTGGACGACCGCGGCTGCCGGCGGCTCGTTGACGACTATTTAGAG TTTAAGCAGCTCATGCTGAAATTCGATCCAGAGGAGGAGGAAGACGAGGAGGGGGCGGGCGAGGCGGAGAAGCCGACGAGcggcgcgccgcccgcgcccgcgccgcccgccgccacgtag